One Clostridia bacterium genomic window, TCACTCTTACCACCATTTATCCCCTCTTATTTATTGTAGTGTACTTGCATTGAGCCCCCCGCTACTCTGCCTGAATAGCACGCATTGGGCAGAACATCACACACTTCTTGCATTTAATGCATTTTTCATCATCAATTGTTGGCAATCCATTCCCACTTTGCTGAATTGCTCCTACGGGACAGACCTTTGTTGACGGACACTTATGATTTTGTGGGCATAAATTCTTATCAACTGTTATTTTCATAAAATGCACTCCTTCACAACCTATTTATTTTTCTGTTTACTATACCCCCAGGGGGTACATCTATATTATACGAGGTGG contains:
- a CDS encoding 4Fe-4S binding protein; the encoded protein is MKITVDKNLCPQNHKCPSTKVCPVGAIQQSGNGLPTIDDEKCIKCKKCVMFCPMRAIQAE